The following is a genomic window from Acomys russatus chromosome 23, mAcoRus1.1, whole genome shotgun sequence.
agtgctggaattataggaatGTGGCCCCTATCCATGGTGTGTAGGTTGAACAATCTTGATGAACGGCTTGATTTGGGAACACAAAGGAGTTTAGAGGCGAGGGCACAGTCTTGCAGCGGATAGACGGGCAGTAAGAAGAGTTGGCTGGTACAGAAAGCTACACTGGGAAATAACATGTGATGTTGCACATTATGCATGCACTAGTTAGAAGGAGTCATTACTGTTTCATGAATTCTTCAGTTGGTTTCAATAATACTTGAGTTGACGCTGCTGTGTGTGGGACAGTCTTCTACGGAGTAAAGACTCTGCTTTCCAGCActtcttgtccccccccccctttttttttttttttttagagattggAAATGCCTATGCGGTTTTAAGCAATCCAGAGAAACGAAAACAGTATGACATCACAGGCAGTGAAGAGCAAGCCTGCAGTCAGCAGAACAACGGCAGGTTCAATTTCCACCGAGGCTGTGAGGCCGACATCACTCCGGAAGACCTGTTTAATATCTTCTTTGGCGGGGGATTTCCTTCAGGTACTCCAAGTTAACTGCGTTTCCTCAGCCAGATTTCATAAAGACTTGCAGCGTTCTCACCTGGGCTGCTCTGTTTTGAGTCAAGAGTTTGACCCTAGCacggaactcactgtgtaacccacgGTCATCTCTAACttacagcaattctcctgcctcagtctcccaggggTTGGGTTATAAGCTTGAGCATGAGGCGCTCCCTGCATTTCCTACAGTGCTGGCTTTTTGCCAAAGGAGGGACAAGGTTAAGGGCTGCCGCTGTAACCAAGCCTGCCTTTTCCCTACAAagtactttaattaaaaaaaaaaaaaaagttgggctggagaggtggctcagagcttaagagcactggctgttcttccaatggtcctgagttcagttcccagcaactattcggaggctcataaccatttagagtgacatctggtgccctcttatggtgcacagacacacatgcaggcagaagcttataaaaataataaataaatcttttttaaaaaagagttgaaGAGTGCAGATACcttgttttattaaaaactgaagaaaaggagTACAGGCAGCCAACCTGGAGGCAGTGGATCATAATCATTACAATCAGAGGAAGCATCTAGAACCTGGCTGGGTGACTGACCTTGGTTCCCTGAAGCCTCACATGACTTTACAGACTGCTAATGCCATTGTATGTAAACGTTTTCATCCAGATCTGATTGATACGCATCTTTTTCGGTACATTTTTGTTGTGGTGCAGTAGTAATAACCACTTGAGCAAAGCTGTTAAAAATTGTAGTTTTCCACTGAATAAACAGACCTTACAGTGGGGGTATGAGTAGCATAGACTCTTATTTTCACTGCGTGTGAACTGTTTATGTGGGAATGGATCTAAGAATAGTTTCTTTAAGTTCTAGGTTGTTTTTGGCATTCACTTAAGGTGcttattcaaaatgaaaattcgACCTGATGTTCTCTTAATATCTTTGAGAGCAACAGTTCTCATCGATAGGATATTTTACAAAGCATCCTTGAGTTGTAAAAACACAAACGAATGATCAAAACTGGAACCCATGTTTTGACAAATTGGAATAAAGTATCTCTAAGAAAAGTTACTAAGTTAGGAATTTTGACTGAAAATATGCTGGGAGCAATCAGAAATCTTTGAAACAATCATTTCTTTCCTAATAGTTTGCAGTTCTCTGTTACTTATAACTTGGTTTACTTTGTCAATCATCTCATTTCTGGATCTTCACCCCATTTGAAAAGACTGTCCGTCTTTTGTATTTCCATCTGTGATCCGcttataatgtaatatataagcACTTAACATTAATTATAATGCTCTTTAGATTTTTAgatgtgtttgtttcatttaagtGCAGAAATCAGAATTTCCAGAGTAGAAACTATCACCAACAATGATATGTAGTGTCATTGAGGAATTCTTACCCACATTTTTGCAAAGAAATTTCAAAAGCTGGGTGTGCTAGCTCATGTCTGGTTTGGACAGTGTAGGTGAGACGATCAGGCAGTACACATTCATTGCTCCAAACAAACATCCACTATTTTAGTAACTTTCAAGGAGGGTGGGCATAATGACATGTGCTTTTTAGTCACAACAAGGTGAACATGTACATTGAAAGGCCACGTTGTTTTTCCCCATCACATCACAGTGGCTTCCTAAGTTAACCTTGCTTTTAATTTTCCAGGTAGTGTACATTCATTTTCAAATGGCCGGGCCGCCTACAGCCATCAACATCAGCACCGGCACAGTGGGCacgaaagagaagaagaaagaggagacgTATGTTTATCATGTGACTGTAAATCTCAGAATGACAAATTCCAGTTCAGAAAAGCAATTAGGATTGACTAAAAATAGGGCAAGTTGTTTTAGGAAATAATGGGTTTTCTCTTAGCAAGTGTTTAAAAGAGACTCAGAAATCCTTCGAGAATAATGTGGGCACATGAGGTGAGGTCAGGGTAGAGTTGGTGGCAGCATGGATCTGTCGACTTGCTGTTGCATAGTTCTGacaaaggtgtgtctgtattttgCATGTTCTGAAGCTGGCTTCTTTTGATTGATCCTAAGATTTAGAAATGATGCTGAAAACCCGTAGTTAGAAGTATCTTTGCCTTTGCTTGGTTCTAATGCAGATATGCCTGATTGCCTGTATTGGTTTAGCTTCTTGTATAGAAAGCTGAATGGAAAGGACACTTGACTAGCCATGAAGAAGAAGCCTGAGGCCAGCTCCAGCTTGTGTCCAGTGCCCTCACAACCCAGTCATCTGTATGACAGCGGAGGGCTTCCTTATCTCTACAATGGGCTCAGAGCATAGCATCGCATTTCAAACTCTGGGGAGTTTGTACTTTAGAGGTGTTAGTGGAAGGGTGGGTTTACCCAGCAGGTTCGGAAGCACTGCCCGCACTGGCCGCAGGTGTCCCTTGTACATAGAGGAGTGGGTGGCAACCTCTGGCTTGCTGGCAGCCACAGTCTGTCCCTCTCTGATCTTTTTTACAGGGAGGCTTTTCCGTGTTTATCCAGCTGATGCCCATCATTGTATTGATCCTTGTGTCATTGTTAAGCCAGTTGATGGTCTCGAACCCTCCTTATTCCTTATATCCCAGATCGTAAGTAGCTAAGAGAAGTTTTGCAAAGTTTAATcattgccatttcttttttttcccttgaagggTGTTGTAAGTGCTTACTGTTTTACAAGAAAAtctccaattttaaaaatagttaacatAAGTAATACAATTGTGTGATTCTTGGTGGTGTACTCTTCTGCCCGCTATGAATAAACTCAGAAGTTCTGTCTTTGAATTTGAATTTAATGCAGTAGTTAGTACACTGacatgaaagacaaaaaaaaaaaaaaaaaaaaaaaaaaaagggtcttaGATGAGTGTCGTCAACTGGGAAACAACTTAACAAAGTAAACAGGAGATAAAGGAAGCTTAACCAAAATGGGTACGCTCTGAAAAGTGGCTTGAAACAGTTTTTGAGAATGTAACTAATGCTGATGTAATTTCCTTTCATCTTTGCTCCATGATTTGCATAGAAGGACATAGTCCTAACTGAAAGGATGATCATGCCTCTCTTTTGCAGTGGATCAGGACAAACTATTAAAATGCAGACGGAAAACTTGGGCGTTGTTTATTACGTCAGTAAGGACTTTAAAAGCGAATATAAAGGAACACTACTACAAAAGGTAGAAAAGAGCGTGGAAGAGGATTATGTGACTAATATTCGAAATAACTGCTGGAAAGAAAGACAGCAGAGTAagtctttcaattatttttaatattttagaaaaaacaTCCTTTAGAGTCTTTGGAATCATCACTGTCAATTTCCTCCTTAAGGAGAGCTCTGAAATCACCTGGTATATCATTGGAATTCAGTACGTGAAGAGGTACACTCAGCCCCTGTGTTTGAGGCATCTCTCATCCATGGATTCAATCAGTTGTCAATCAAAACTATGCAGGAAAAGAGCTGTTGTATCTGTCCTGAGCGTGCGCCAATGTTTTCGTCAGTGTTCTTTAATCCATCCAGTATCACAATTATTTGCATGACATCTCTACCATATTAGGCAACATTTGTGAGATGGAGGGAACATACAAAgaggatatatgtaggttatatgcaaatacGGATGTTTTGTGTAAGAGACTTAAATGTCCTGGTATCTTAGTGTCTGGAGACCCTGGAAGCACTCTAATATTGAGGGTTGATTGTAAGGATTTGTATACCTGTGGCAAACATAGTAATTGGCACAGTGTTAAGAACTTACTAAATGGCTGTTGTCTTACTGTGTTTAGGAAACATTTTGTTGAGTAGATTGCCTTACATGGTACTTTTTGCAGTCACACGTTATCTGGACGACCAAGTTACTTCTCTCCATGCTAGCCTAGCTACTTTATCATCATGTTAAATTCAGTAAGCATGTGACATAGTGGCCCAGACCAGTCAGTGTTCAGTGTTATCTGCTTAAGCAATGATGCTGATGGAATCAGTGCTGTGCAGGTCTTGCAGaacacagccactgtgagttcatgaggcAGCGGTGATGCTGATGGAACCAGTGCTGTGCGGGTCTTGCAGaacacagccactgtgagttcatgaggcAGCGATGATGCTGATGGAACCAGTGTTGCGTGGGTCTTGCAGGCCACAGCACTGAGTTCATGAGACAGTGATGATGTCATGCCTTGTGGACCTCATTCCCCACCCCCGAGCCTTCCCAGCTCTCcattcctcccatcctccctgaGCTTTAGAGGTGATGACAGAGATGCCCCGTTCAGGGCTTAGCTTATAAATCTGCAGTCCCCACCACCAATTGCAAGAGAAGCTTTCTCTTCAAAGCCAGCAGCATGTTAGTTGTGGGATATAAACAAGTGTTTGAGGACTAGTTCACTgtatccatttagcaaaacagcagCACAGCTTCTCCAGCTGAGCCTGTGGTGTCCCAGCGGTAGGTTTTTGACCAGGCTTGCAGTACCAGATGTGAATACTGTCCTGTGGAATGGACCTCAGcttcaatcagaaagtggttggttacccccATATCAGCCATAGCACTATTGTGTGATGGGCGCACACTGCCTAGGAGATTACTAGACTAGCACCCAGAATCCACAGCTCACTAAGACTGCTCATAATAATTCTTTGTCAGCCTTCATAGCTCCTTTGGCACTATGAAAGCTCTCTGGGAAAGAGTAGGCTCTTCGCTCAATCCTAGTTTGATTTTCCTGTGACCAAGCATGTAATACGTTCAGCCATAAGGTCTTATTGTTCTACCAGGCAGAATTATGCTTATTTATTCgagttgtgtttatgtgtggtatTTTGCATATATGTGGAGGGGATGCATATACATTCCAAATTTTTGCCATGTGTGAAAGCACACCCAATCCTGGCACTTGGGCGATGATGCAGAAGGAccacaggtttgaggccagctagggctagCTAATGAAACCCATTcccaagaagaagaggaaagtggaggaggaaaaggaggagggactTATTTTATGTTGTATTCTTAACTGTTGGAATCATCACAAACCACAACAGATACAGCCACTGGTGGTCATGAATCTCAGGGTGTGTTTTAGAAAAGCCCGAGAGGGTGTTCCAGAGCAGTGCCTTCAGCCACgtggctcggggggggggggggggggggagggctctGGGAGGGGGTGGCAGGGCTCTAGCCTTAGTTCCTTTTGATGTTGGTT
Proteins encoded in this region:
- the Dnajb14 gene encoding dnaJ homolog subfamily B member 14 isoform X2, which gives rise to MRADRSRGPERRQPRQGPALPAEGREAVPAAGRARINKCKNYYEVLGVTKDAGDEDLKKAYRKLALKFHPDKNHAPGATDAFKKIGNAYAVLSNPEKRKQYDITGSEEQACSQQNNGRFNFHRGCEADITPEDLFNIFFGGGFPSGSVHSFSNGRAAYSHQHQHRHSGHEREEERGDGGFSVFIQLMPIIVLILVSLLSQLMVSNPPYSLYPRSGSGQTIKMQTENLGVVYYVSKDFKSEYKGTLLQKVEKSVEEDYVTNIRNNCWKERQQKTDMQYAAKVYRDERLRRKADALSMDNCKELERLTSLYKGG